A genome region from Thermoanaerobacterales bacterium includes the following:
- a CDS encoding ABC transporter substrate-binding protein: MRRMLPSLMVFVLVLTLTGIAWASPRVVVDNQELPVSAVVEGGRTLVPLRAIFEALGAEVNYDGATGVIVATRGDTQVKLTLGQSSAAKNGQAVTLDVPAKAISGRTLVPLRFVSEALGAEVRWDAQANAVYISSLPSSEKVIKIGFIGPLSGDVSSFGEAVKQGFDLALEEANYQAGEFRIEAVVADDCANATTAVNVATKMINRDGVAAIVGSVTSNCSVPISEVAQEAGVVMISPTATSPWVTVDVTRKDYIFRAPFIDAYQGAVGAKFALDTLKTRTAAVLYDKDNPYSVSLSDGFIGTFTKNGGEVVVCESHSPGDRDFRKTLQQIAGSNAGVVFLADYYTMANVIANQARELGIDTVFLGGDGWDSIYLDFEVLNGHYFVAHYSGDDPRPEVREWLDKFNERYGTYPDSFSTLGYDATKMLLKAIADARSADPARIRDAMQNLKDFPAVTGKTSFDPLGNPLKPAVVLQVQRDGTYKYVDTVMP, encoded by the coding sequence ATGAGGAGAATGCTGCCTTCGCTTATGGTTTTTGTTTTGGTTCTCACTCTTACCGGAATCGCGTGGGCCAGTCCCCGAGTAGTGGTGGATAATCAAGAACTTCCGGTATCCGCAGTAGTTGAGGGTGGGCGAACACTTGTTCCTCTGCGCGCCATATTCGAGGCCCTTGGAGCCGAGGTGAATTACGATGGTGCCACAGGTGTTATCGTCGCAACCAGGGGAGATACGCAAGTCAAGCTCACTTTAGGACAGTCCTCCGCCGCCAAAAACGGTCAGGCCGTCACGCTTGACGTACCCGCCAAGGCGATTTCCGGCCGCACCCTTGTTCCCCTCCGTTTCGTTTCCGAGGCCCTGGGGGCAGAAGTAAGATGGGACGCACAGGCAAATGCAGTCTACATTTCGTCGTTACCATCGTCTGAGAAGGTTATCAAGATCGGGTTCATCGGTCCTTTAAGCGGGGATGTAAGCTCTTTTGGTGAGGCGGTTAAGCAGGGATTCGACTTAGCTCTTGAAGAGGCAAATTACCAGGCAGGCGAATTCAGGATTGAGGCGGTCGTTGCCGATGACTGCGCCAATGCCACGACGGCGGTCAACGTTGCAACAAAAATGATTAACCGGGATGGAGTCGCCGCCATAGTCGGATCGGTAACGTCAAACTGCAGCGTACCCATTAGTGAGGTTGCGCAGGAAGCCGGCGTGGTTATGATCTCTCCTACCGCGACATCGCCCTGGGTTACTGTGGATGTCACCCGCAAGGATTACATCTTCCGAGCGCCCTTTATAGATGCTTATCAGGGTGCCGTAGGAGCAAAATTCGCCCTGGATACTCTTAAAACCAGGACCGCCGCAGTGTTATACGATAAGGACAATCCATACTCTGTGAGTCTCAGTGATGGGTTTATCGGCACCTTCACGAAGAATGGCGGAGAAGTTGTTGTCTGCGAATCGCATTCGCCAGGAGATAGGGACTTCAGAAAAACGCTCCAACAGATTGCAGGGTCAAATGCGGGCGTGGTATTCCTTGCCGACTACTACACGATGGCAAACGTCATCGCTAACCAAGCCAGGGAACTCGGAATCGATACGGTGTTTCTCGGCGGGGACGGTTGGGATTCTATATACCTTGACTTCGAGGTTCTTAACGGTCATTACTTTGTAGCTCACTACAGCGGCGATGACCCGAGACCAGAAGTACGGGAGTGGCTAGACAAGTTTAACGAGCGGTACGGTACATACCCTGATTCTTTCTCCACACTGGGCTATGACGCTACCAAAATGCTGCTAAAGGCTATAGCGGATGCACGATCTGCGGACCCTGCGAGGATTAGAGATGCAATGCAAAATCTAAAGGATTTCCCTGCGGTCACCGGTAAAACGTCATTTGACCCCCTGGGAAACCCATTGAAGCCCGCCGTAGTGTTGCAGGTTCAACGAGACGGAACCTATAAGTATGTGGATAC